The following proteins are encoded in a genomic region of Chloracidobacterium sp.:
- a CDS encoding MerR family DNA-binding protein, with product MTASVIAKRANVPLFTVRHYTRIGLLKPSRDLRNGYKMYSRDDVQRLRFIASAKELGFTLGEIEKVLSDASHGDSPCPMVREIVQRRIKENRQKIRELKRLQDRLEKAADLWASMKNSAPDGHSVCRLIESFSDSSDSTADRP from the coding sequence ATGACAGCTTCCGTTATCGCAAAGCGTGCGAACGTGCCGCTTTTCACCGTCCGCCATTACACCCGCATCGGACTTCTAAAACCGTCACGCGACCTTCGTAACGGCTATAAGATGTACAGCCGCGATGATGTTCAGCGGCTGCGGTTCATTGCATCAGCCAAAGAGCTGGGATTCACGCTTGGCGAGATCGAAAAGGTACTTTCCGACGCGTCGCATGGCGATTCGCCGTGTCCGATGGTTCGCGAGATCGTACAGCGGCGCATAAAGGAAAATCGCCAGAAGATCCGCGAACTCAAGCGCCTCCAAGATCGTCTCGAAAAGGCTGCCGATCTGTGGGCGTCAATGAAAAACTCGGCTCCCGACGGCCATTCCGTCTGCCGTCTGATCGAATCTTTTTCCGACTCTTCAGACAGTACCGCAGATCGCCCTTGA